The following is a genomic window from Sciurus carolinensis chromosome 3, mSciCar1.2, whole genome shotgun sequence.
AGAGTTTGGTGGTATGCGAGTGATacctccttaaaaaaaaactggacaGCCAGAGAATGACAGGAGGGTTCTGGGAGAAGTTTCTTGGTGGTGTTTGTGGCAGACCTTAATGACTTGTGACTCCTACATGGTCTAATTGGATCCTTCATTCCATgagtcagagaaaagaagaagacagTTTTAAGAAGTGACAAGTGTACTCGGAggagagcagaaagcagagctaGATGGCAGGGTGGTGCTGGCGGGGGGACTCAGGTTGGTAGGGAGTTCCACCTGGGCTGGAACCTGGTGTGGGGAAGGAGCAGGTGCTTCAGAGCTGGGCTGGCTCTCCCGGATAGGAACCGTGAGCACAAGGGGCCGGGCTTGGCCTGGGCATGTTTGAGGAACAGAAAGGTCAGTGTGGCTTGGTCACATGCTTCAGAGAGGCCTGGTGGGGCAGGTTGGGATGATGTTAGCTCTTGGGGTGAGAGGTCTGGGGAAGGAAGGTGACCTGTCCAGGACCACGAGGCTGGCCAAGGCTGGCCCCTGCAgctccagctactggggaggctgaggcaggaggatctcttgagcccaggtgggcaacacagtgagactcttCCTCCAAATGACAGCGTAACCCCCCACTTCCCAAGACCTTGTTGATTTGATATGTAACAATTACatcacttaaaatgttttattggtTAGATTATTAAAAATGAGCACTGTGGATTTTATCCTCCACCTGAATTTTCTCTTTGGGACTTGCCTTTTCCATCCTTCatcattatttttccaatttctccTTGTACAAATTATTTACAAAGATGAAGGATATGAATTCTTTTCTGGTGTATTCATTCAAATTTTCCttccagttttttttcctttttcagtcttttttagaGGTGTGTccaaatgttatatttatataaagttgaGTTCATTGACTTTTTACTGTGTGATATCCtccattaattttatatttaggaaaTTCTTCCTCTCATCCCCAGAGATTTCATAAAGattcacttcctctttctttctttcgtttttttttttttttttttttttctttttcggtactgggaatcaaacccaggagtcctttaccactgaaccacatccccagccctaaatttattttttaaattacattttgtaCTGGTGTCACTAAGTTTGTaccagtctcactaagttgcttagggcctcactaaattgctgaggctggccttgaacttgtgatcctccggcctcagcctcctgagactaGGAtggcaggcatgcgccaccacgcctgccTATTTTGCTTCCACTTTCCTTCTTTAAAGTGATTTGCTGTTTTCTGTTTACCTCCTCAACCTGCCCCGAATGGACCTGCATGGCTGGTGCTGGTGGTGGCTAATGCTGTCTGTTTCCTCCTTCTGCTTGTCTCTGAGACTTCCACGGGTTATGAAATTCTTAGATAGGCCAGGTCTGTTTTCAGtctatttgttctgttttaatgATAGGCTTACCTATTCTTGCTAGATTTCTGAGCTGATTTCTATGCTATCGCCTAACAATGTGTTAGTAACTGGCAGGGGAAATCCTTCATTactcttccttattttatttttctatcagggttttaattttttaaattttttttagttggatCATATTTTTGATGgaccatttatttatatgcagtgcctcaaacatgctaggcaggtgctctaccactaagccacaaccccagccctaattttatttttttaattacattttgtacTGGTGTCTTATAAtcacacaataatagtggggttcattgtgatgTCTGCACATGAACATAAGTCGATTTCACTCCCCAGtgcctccctcccctttccctccactcTTCCCCCAAGTCCACTTCCTCTGCTCTACTAGTCTCCCCTTTACcattactgattttaaaatatcaaaaactcTTATCTGTTCACCTCTTCAGATCATCTctggtgtgtatacacacacacacaagcacacacgcacacacacacatgctagaGATGATCTGAttacacataaatacatgctcAAAAAGTTCTGGGGTTTTAAGATTCGTCATtattgttttggtgctggggatggaacccagggatgctccatcactcagctacatcccaatccctttcacttttttattttgagacaagatcttgctgagCTGCTCAGGCTGGGCCGGTACTTGCAATCttttggcctcagcctcctgagtcactgggattacaggcgtgcacccccgTGCCTGGCTGTTTATGATATtcttaaaagtgttttaaaagaaCAGTTAAGAGCCTCTATTCCAATAGTTAATAATACAGTGCTTGTTTGTCACAATGGACACTGAAAACAAGTAGACCAAACATGAATCACTCACTGTGTATTGAAGGCAAAAAGGGTTCCCATGGCACCAAGTAAACCAGTTCCAAGGTTTTTCCCAAGATAAACGGAACGGCTCCGGGTTCCTCAGTGTTTATGGAAATACGGAAGAAAAGAGTCAGGGCTGTCTTTCATGGTGCAACGGACGGTGCGGGCTGCAGGAGAGAAAgggatttcatcccaggagaggggCGGCTCGGGAGGCGTGGCCCTAGGATGGACCCACCTTCCCAGCTGGCACTCACTCCTGCTGGGGAGACCAGACCCCACGGTGTCCCAACGGGTACCTGAGGGAGTGGGCGCTGGGGAAAGACTGGGACTCTGCTCCCCCATGACGGTTGTGGGTGTCAAGCCTCGGAGGAGAGTGGGCCACTGTGGCCTCCCAGCCCGTCCTATGGGTGACCTTGTGAGCACAAATACACACACGCTGCTATGGAACGCAGGTGACCCAAAGACTAAACGTCACAGGGCCTATTGTGACCATGCATCGTTGATGGAGCTTTGTATTGTCACCTCTCTCGAGTTCCCAAGGGACTGTTAGAGTTGTTAGCAGATCTGAGGGACGGGTGTTCAGGCTGCGACTGGGAAGCCCACGGCTGGCATGGCCTCCCTTCTGCATGTCCAGCTGCTCtctttatgtgttttaaaaaagtgCTGACATTGGGCACAGTGGTCCATGCTTGTGAtttcagctatttgggaggctgaggcaggaggattgcaaaattgagaccagcctgggctaTTTCAttagaccctgttttaaaattaaaagtaaaaaaggctgggttccatgcccagtaccagaaaaaagtgaaagaacagaagaagaaggaggagggggaggaggaggaagagaaggaggaggaagaagaagaggaggaaagaaaagaaaaaaattcatccaAGTTTAGGTTAAAAGCCAACcaccaaattgattttttttttaatttggatactggggattgaaccctgggatgcttaaccactgagccacacccctagccccccccacccctttttttgtactttatttagagacagggtctcactgagttagttagggccttgccaaattgctgagactggctttgaacttgtgattatccTACCTCAGTcgcccaaattgctgggattacaggtgtgcactactgctcCTGGCTCAGAGATAATTTTTAAGGCTCTAAAGGAACAAAAATTCCTTTGCTCCATGTATGTTCTCTTTCCAGaacataaaagaaatggaaatttgccAGATTCATCTTGTGAAAATAGTGTATCTCTAATTTGACAAAGTTATAGAGCAGAACCTGACCAGTGGGGTGCAGGGCCGAGAGCTGAGTGACATTGGAAGAACTCTGTGTGGCCTGGGCCCGACCGCTGTTATTTCTGATGAAGCTGGGGTTTTAAAAAGTGAGAGTATTCACACAAAATCTAGATTTTTGGatacttcagaaaaagaaaagacgtGAAATTGCAGAATCCGCTTCTTCTGCAAGGACGGTGGGCTGAAGCAGAATGGGGTGTGCGGTGCCTGGATCCTTGCCCTCCCCCGCTTCCCTggtcctctcctcttccttggtCTCCTTGATGCTATGGCTTAGTGTCCTTTGCcacttaaaaagataatttttgtaAAGAAACCTTTAATCGTATCCCAAATCTTTTGAAGTGgaggaaatggaagaataaatcagAAGAACATGTATTTTAAGAAGAGCTGCTTCACCATCTAAAATAGCCGCCTTACTATGAAGCTAGAGTAATCAGGACGGTGTGGGATTGGTGTAAGGATGGACAAAAAGCTCAATGGAACGCAGGCAGAAAACCCATAAATAACTCATAAATTTGCTATTTGACAGACACCAAGGTAATTCAGGGGAGAAGATGGGAGCTGCGTGCTGTGGGTTCCAGAGCACGTGGAGACCGACAGGCATCACAGCTCTGGTCCACTTCCAAGGCTTTCATCCAGGGAGGCTCACTGCAGAACTCTGGAGACCACGAGACCCCCAGGAATAGCCCCTGCACAGCCCCCTGATGTGGCGGCTTCAGTGGGACCTCCCTGGGGGATGTGGGTGTTGAGTGGAGGCAGCAGCAGGTGCTGTGGGCCTGGATACTGCTATTTCCTCCCCTCAGATCAGCACAACCCAGAGATGGCCATGAAGGGACATCCCTTGGAATATATAGGTTCATTGGCCATCAGAGGCAGAGAGGGGTGAATGACAGCCATGCTTGCTGTGCTGCCATTTGGTTTCTTGAGAGAGGTGTCCTGGGCTCATCAGTGACCTTCCTGAGCCTGCGGCCCAGCGGCATGTTAGAGTAGGCAGGTCTGTCTCCTGGAAGGCGGATCCCTCCTTGACCACTACTCAATTCGTGATGCACTTGGATTTGGGAACTCTTCCCAGTGCAGGACCCTGGCCATGCCCTTGGGGTGGGAAGTGACAGCTACTTGGATTTGTGTTTTCCAGGCTACTCCACTGCTCAGAATGAAGTCACTGGTCCAAAGACTGAGAGTGGCCCAGAGCGGGGCTCACTGACTGTGCAGTGTAATTACACCTCAAAGTGGAAGACCCACCGCAAGTACTGGTGTGGAGGAGCTCAGTGGAGTTCCTGCAGAGTCCTTGTTATCACCACTGGGTCAGAGCAGGAGGTGAAGAAGGACCGTGTGTCCATCAGGGATGATCAGGAAAAGCTCACGTTCATGGTGACCATGGTGGACCTCAGGACAGAAGACACTGGCTTTTACTGGTGTGCAATTGAGAGGACTGGAATTGACTATAGGTTTCAAGTTAATGTGAATGTCGACCCAGGTAAGAGTGTGTTGCTTTGTCCCCGAGGTCCCACTCAAGTGAATTAACCGTTACTCAGAGTGACCTCTCACAGAGGGGACTTGAGTCCCCAGGTCTCACAGAATCCTGAGTGAACGCTTGGGATTGGGGAGGGGCGGGCTTCTCTTAGATGCCCCTGGATCCTGGAACCTCCTGCAGGAAGTCAGCAGGCCACTCAGACACTTTTCCCTCTGCATAGCCCAGTCCTGAGTCTGAGCCAATAAAGGTCAAGGTGATGGTCCCCAGTTTCAGCTCTTGGTCTGGAGAGACGCCCCTGCTATTGCTTTCCTGGGACCTCAGTGTCCAGGGGTGCCCTGCTCTTTGGGCTGGACTTCACAGGTGCTGTTCTCACCCCCACTCTGCATCTGACCCTGGGGCGACCCTGGGGTGAGAGAAGCCCCACGTGGGCAGCCAGAGTGCTGCTGCTCAGAACCCCAAGGCCTGGCAAGGCCTCACAGACTGCTGCTCTCCTGGTGCTGGAAGTCCTGCTGGGAGTCTTTCATGCCTCTGGCTTAATGAGTCTGGTTCTGAATCCTCCAGAATGCAGGCACTCCTGGGAGGCTCCACCAGGGTCCCAGGGCCTGGGTCTGAAGGCGTTTCCTGTTGAGTCTGTGGTCCTGCCCTTAGGCACACTAGCTGGCAGGGGTCTAGGGGCATGAAGGAGCCGCACAGTCACCAGAGCCCATGCCTGGGACCTCTGAGCATGTTTGCTGGCACAGTAGGGAGCAGGCATTGTCTCTGAATCCTGACAACGCCCAGGAGGAAGGTGATCCCATTATCGAATCTTCAGAACTTGCCTGAAGTGGAGGCCTTCTGGAACATTCTGATTTTGTTCAGGGCTGGTCTTGACCTTAGATGTCTTCAATCTAGAGTATATGTTAGTCACCATACAAGTTCCCACCAGGGTCCTGGGTTCTTGCTGAGTGGAGAAGGCCAGAGGGAGCCTTTGACTGAGGCACCGTCACAAGCAGAGGGGTTTATGTTAGCTGAGCCCCAGTTGTCCTTGTCCTGAAGCTCATCCTGGGGGTCCTCTGACCCTTCCTCTCCTAGAGGTCAGGGGAAAATGAGTGGTCCAGGCTTTAGGCCCTCCACACAGCCCTGCTCCAGGCATCTCCGGCCAGCAGGGACCACACTACCTGCAGGCTAGGAGCCAGGTGCAGGGTTGGGGGCTGGTAGGAGGAGTAATGCGTGATCTGTTTGTTTGCCAAGCACCAACTACAGTGTCCACCACGGTCCCCACCACCAGTACGTATGCAGCACCAGACCCCACCGAAAACACCGACAGCCTCCCGACTCTGACCAGCTACTACTCGAACAGCAGGTAAGCTGGCTCTGTTGCTGAGGACCCTTGTGGCTTGGTTGGCCCAGACTACTGCAGCGGGGGAAACTTGAAGTCCCAGGCCCCAGTCAGAGCCTGATCCTAACCTTCCACTTCCTTGGTGAGGGTGAGGATGCTGGGGCCTTCCCACTTGCTCTCAGCCCCTGGAGCCCTTATCCTGGTGCGGAGCAGTCTGCGGATTTACTGGTTCATTTGTTCTTGTGCCCCATATTTACTGAATTCTCTTCTACACAGCAGGTGTGGGACATAGAGGTGGAATCGGTGGGGGAGAGCAATGAGTGGCAGTCAGTGAGGACCATGTGGCTGCAGCGTATGGGCACAGGTTTAGGCTCAGGTGGCTCTTGGCCCAGTGTCccatctgggaggctgaggaaggctTGGGGAAGTCCTGTTTCCCCTCTGGTTCCTCTAACTACCAGAACAGTGgcactgctgggtgtggtggctcacacctgtcatcccagtggcccaggaggctgaggcaggaggatcacaagttcaaagtcagcctcagcaacttagcaagatcttaagcaacttagagagaccctgtctctaaataaaaaataaaaaggactggggatgtgactcagccatagagcacccctgggttcaatacctgctCTCCCCGCAAAAAAAAGTGTGGTTCATGCTTCTAAGTGCCTTGCCCAGCCATCCGTAGTCAAAGAGCTTTCAAGAAGCCGAGAGCCctctttaatttcctcttttggcTTATCTTGACCCTTTTCAACCTTGTAGCTATTTTTTAGATCTGCCAAGGTCTTCTACTGCTGGGGTTTTGTCACAAAATCTCTATGGGACATCTCCAATCTTTCTACCAATAGggaccccttctcctccctctctcccatttGCCCTCTGTTTTGAGGATTTTTTCCCCCTATCAAACTGCTTTTAATAAGAACAGCCTAGGAGTCCTCATCTTGTTAATCAAAGCTTTATGTAAGCACCACTTGGAGCCTTGGATCAGCATGAGATGgataatttgtttatttagtcaACAAACAGCTACTGAGTGTCCATTCACGCCTGCCGCTCTTTTGAGGAACACGAGGGGACAAGAATGAACAAAAGAGTCTAGGGATCTGCCCTCAGGGTTCTTCTGTTTCAAGATAATTCATGTAACCAATTAAAGTTGATATGATTAATTGATACATTTATCTTCATACTTCTGTGAATTCAAAGATGAACGAGAGGGTCCCTGTATGAGCCACGAGGGCCGCTCTAACAGGTACCATGGGCTTGGTGACTTAagtaacaaatttattttcctcacAATTCTGGGGCCAGGTGTCCAAGTTCAAGGTATCAGCAGGGCTGGTTTCTTCCTGCCTTTGCTTGTAGACGGCCATCTTCCTCTGGGGTCTTCACGTGgtctcccttttttgtatttctatatcCTAATTTCTTCTTAGTTACACTGGATTAGGGCCCACATCAATGACCTCTTtaactttaattatttcttccttttttttttttttttaaatttgagacaggatcttgctaatttgcagAGGCTGTCCTtaatcttgcaatcctcctgtctcagtttctgagtcactgggattataggcatgtgccactgtgcctggctttaatTGCCTCCTTAaggaccctatctccaaatacggTCACATGCTGAGTAGCGAAGGGCGGTCTGTCTCATGGCTTTCTTCCAGCTTCCGGGGGTCGTCGGCAACCTTGGGACTTCTTGGCTTGTAGCTGCATCAGTTCAGCCTCTGCTTCTGTGGTCACCTGGCTCCTCCCTGTGTGTGTCTATGTCTGAATTTCTCTCATTCGATGACAGGCATTGGCTCAGGGCCCACCCTACCCAGTCTCTGACTTCGTCTTACCTTGGTCACATTGGCAAAGACCCTACTTCCAAACAGGTCACCTTCACAGGCTCAAGGTGGTCACAAATTTTGGGGGGACGTTGTTCAGTCTAGTAGAGAGACATAGAAGCAGGGAGACCCGGCGGGAGCCCATGGCCAGGTGATTTCTGCTGAGTCTCCAGACACACCGACCCTACCTGTGGAGGTCTCctctccattttaaaaaacatctctGAGGGCACCCAGGAGCGTGGGTTCCCTGGCTGTGAACCACAGTCCTGAGGCTGTGAGGTGTGCAGCCCTCCCTCCACTTGGGCGGGGAGAGGGCTCGAGGGGCAGGCGAGCCTGGGTGCACGGCCTCCCCTGTCATTCCCAGGCACCCCTTCACCGAGCTCAGCACCCTCCTCCCGCTCATCTTTGCtgtgctgctgcttctcctgATGGCAGCCTCACTCCTGGCTTGGAGGATAGTGAAGCGACAGAAGAAAGGTGAGAGGCTGGTGGGGTTGGGGCTGGGCGGTGGGGCTGTGGGCGGATGCCAGCCCAGGAGCCTTTGCTCAGCGGTCATGAGGCCTGGCCTCCACCAGCCCTGTTCCCGTCTGGCTTTACTTCCACATTCTCACGTGTCGGGCTACTTCTCAGAATGCTTGGGCCCGGGCTCTCACCAAGCCTGCCCATCCTGggagtctgtctgtctgtctggtgGGAGGGCTCACCGCCTTTTCTCCTGAATGTGTCAGCCACGCCTCATTCTTAACTCCACCTCAGCCTCTAGATATCTGAATCTAAGAATGGGGAaaaccctttcttctttctctgggcCAGAGGGGCTGGGGGTGATGATGGGGGAGGAACCAGCCCACCCCTGGAAACCCATCCCCACTGTGCTGACCCAGCCAGGGGGCAGCTTGGAGAGTGATTCTGTCCCTGGCTGAACACTTGCCTGCCAGGCAGGGCCAACCCTCCAGCTGCCCAGTGACCCACAGCCCACCCAGAGACTAACAAATTCACTGGGACAAACAAGCAGGAGGAGCGATCGTAGTCTGGTAGCTGCGGGAGGCAGGCACAACTTTGAGCTGACCCGGAAGCACACATGAAGCAGAGGAATGGTGGAGGTGTAGGCAGAACTTGTGGCAGAAGTGACAAGCTGGGCCTGGAATTTTGCAGAAAGAAAGTGAAGTCCAGGGAAGCCAAAGGCTGGCTGCTAAGGCCACCTGAACCGTTGAGGGTGCTGTTCTCTGATGTGGGGACCCAGTGGCTGGGGTCTTCCTCTTTTTCAGATGGCAAATGGAAGCTCAGAGGGGATGTGACCAATGTCACCGAGTGTGCCACCTGAGGAGGCAGAATTAGAGCTGCATCTCCTGTCTCTAAACCTGGGCCTCATTCACCCCTTCCCCTCacctttctcttctctgtgccGGGGCCTCTGTCAGCCTCAGGGATGGGCCTTCTGATTCCAGATTGTTTTACCTTTCAGATGCGGGGCTGTCGCCAGAGCAGGTAAGAGAGTCCCTGAGACCAGCCAGTTCCTCTCTCCTGTTTCCCAACTTCCAGGACCCCACGTACTGAAGCACACATGCATCCTTGGCCCCTGCAGGGCCCGGGAGGATGAGAGGCATCCAGAGGGGAGGAGGCCTGGGGGGGCAAAGGGGATGGAAAAGTGGGGGCACACAGAGGCTGGTCGGGAGTCATGGGGAAGCGAGAGGCTTGTGTCCCTCCGTGCAATAGGAACCTGTGCCCATAGGCTGCCCAGGTGACTCCAGCCTGCGTTCCCTTTCCCAGGTGCTGCAGCCCCTGGAGGAGGACCTCTGCTATGCCAACCTGTCCCTGCAGCAGCCCAGATCCTCCCCGGGCTCCTCCCGGAAAAAGGCCTCTACCAAAACCTCTGCCCAGGCTGACCAGGCTGAAGTGGAATATGTCACCATGGTGTGTCCTTCATGGGGACTTCCAcggggctgggaggggcaggcATTTTGTTGTCTCCAACTTTGAGGGTGGGTTTTCTTGCACCCACGTGGGCACAGCAGTGGAGAGTGGGTTGGACAGGGCCATCGTCATTGCGGGATTTGCCTGAGGAGCGCTCCCTCAGGCTTTAGAAGAGACCAGGGAGACCTAATGTGGTCCTCACATGGGCAGGAGAGAGGTAGAGAGGCCACATGGCTCAGGATGCCATAGGCTGCCCTGGGCAGAGGTGGGAGTTTGTTGTGTTGTGGCTCAAGCTCCTTCGGGGAGCCtggcagggcagagggaagctggAGGGTGTGGAGTGAACTTGAGAAGCTTGCGTCCTGCATGGGCCTTCTCCAAGGTTCCTCTGTCCCAGTCTGCCAGCCACTCAGACCTCCTGACCATCTGTATTGCAGGCTCCCTTTCCAAGGGAGGAAATTTCTTATGCTTCTCTGTCTTTGGACGTCTCGGATCAGGAGCCAACCTACAGCAACACCGGCCACCTTCCCAGCAGAGATCAGAAGGAGCCCACAGAATACAGCAGCATCAGGAGGCCTTAGCCTGCGCTGGTGGCCTCCTCCTTGGGCCCTGCACGAGGCCTCTGGTGTTCTTGCTCATCTGCTTTCTGCCCCAGCTCCCCGACCAGGATCAACCAGTGGCTGAGGCTCTGCCTGATCAGCCGCCATGGGCTGCAGGTCTGGCCTGGGTTCAGGGCCCCGCCGCAGGGGGCTTTGGGGAATTAGTAGCCTCTCTGcattccttcctctcccacacagattgggagggggctggggagatgctCTGGGGCTACCATGggaatgataatgatgataataatggtaattaacctttatttattgCTTACTGTGTACAGGGGGACAGAATAATAgcccccaaagatgtccacaacctaattcccagaacctgtgaatgtaCCTTTTATGGCAAAAGATGCTGTGCATGAGATTAAGCTATGGAATTTGAGGTGGagagattattctggattattcAGGAGGGCCCAAAATATAATCACAAGGGTTTCCTAAGCAGGAGGCAAGGAAGTCATAAAGGGAGAAGGCAAAGTGCCCCCAGAAGTGGAGGTTGGAGCAGTGTGGCCAGGAGTCAAGAAGGCTGCAGCCCCAGAACCTGGCAAGGCACCAGTTCTCTCCTGGAGCCTCCACAGGAGCCAGCCCCCAGCACCTTGGCTCAGTTGGCGGAACTGACTTTGTACTTCcggcctccaaaactgtaagagaataaatcTGTATTGTTTAAagttaagccactaaatttgtaGTAATCTGATATAATAGCAGTGGGATACTCTGTGGCAGGTGCTTTTCCTTACATGTTTCACATATAGTAACTAGTTTAATCCCCACAGGGTGCTTCTGTcatttacagaggagaaaaccaaGGTATAGATAGGCTCAGCAACTTGCCTCAAGTTTTACAGTTGGTAGGTGTGTGAATTGGACTTTGGTTCTGGAGTTTGAACCACTACCTTGCCCTGTCTGTGTAAGaaagatggtgtgtgtgtgtgtgtgtgtgtgtgtgtgtgtgtgtgtacccattCTCACAATCAGGGGCAGCGAGTATTTACAGGTGTTGGACTTATTACCCTTTTTCTACGATCCTGGCTGCCCTCTCTCCAGAATATGTCCTGAATCCCATGGTGTCTCATCAGGTCCATGGTTCCCAGCCCAGTGCAGGCCTCCATCCCATCTCCTGCCTGTTCTCCCTCTTTCATTCTCTGCCTCTGAGTCTGTTCTGAGAGCAGCTAGAATGATCTTTTCAAAGCACAGAGCTGATTACCCCTTGCTTAGGACCTTCCTCAGGCCTTAAGGGGCAGGGAATCCACCCCTGCCTGGCCTCTGGGCTCCATCTCCAtccactctccctctcccctgctctGCTCCAGCTGCACCAGCCTTTCTTCTGTCCTTCTAACAAGACACTATGACCTGAAACATCCCCCAGAGGCCGTGTGCTGAAGGCTTGGCCCCAGTGGATGGAGCTCTTGGAGCTGGTGCAGTCTTCAGAAGGTGGGGCCTGTGGGTGCAGGAGATGGCTGGGGGTGTGTCCCTGCAGGGCTCTcggcccctcctctccctctgtcttcCCGACTACcaggaggtgagcagttttgctctgctaCATGCTCCCTGTCATGACCTTCTGCctggccacaggcccaaaggcaactGGGTCAAgcatcatgaactgaaatcacgAGTcaagataaatctttcctccttataagttgattatctcaggtgttttgtcacagtgatggaaaactgacacAAAGAAAGGGTTTTCTCCCTTCTCAGGGCACTGGTGCTTGTGGTTCCTTCTTTCTGGAGTATTCTTCCTGCAAACCTGTGAATAGTTAGCTCCATTTCATCATCACATTTCAGCTTCAATGTCACCTCTCAAGGGGTCCTTCCCTGATCACACTCAGGGCAAAGGTCCCTGCAGCCCACCCCAGATCCCTTTGTCTCACTGCCCTGTTTTGTTTCCTTCGTAGCACGTGCTTGGTGAAATTTCT
Proteins encoded in this region:
- the LOC124980877 gene encoding CMRF35-like molecule 1 isoform X9, which produces MHLLWLFPLLLWPLGYSTAQNEVTGPKTESGPERGSLTVQCNYTSKWKTHRKYWCGGAQWSSCRVLVITTGSEQEVKKDRVSIRDDQEKLTFMVTMVDLRTEDTGFYWCAIERTGIDYRFQVNVNVDPAPTTVSTTVPTTSTYAAPDPTENTDSLPTLTSYYSNSRCGAVARAGAAAPGGGPLLCQPVPAAAQILPGLLPEKGLYQNLCPG
- the LOC124980877 gene encoding CMRF35-like molecule 1 isoform X4, producing the protein MHLLWLFPLLLWPLGYSTAQNEVTGPKTESGPERGSLTVQCNYTSKWKTHRKYWCGGAQWSSCRVLVITTGSEQEVKKDRVSIRDDQEKLTFMVTMVDLRTEDTGFYWCAIERTGIDYRFQVNVNVDPAPTTVSTTVPTTSTYAAPDPTENTDSLPTLTSYYSNSRHPFTELSTLLPLIFAVLLLLLMAASLLAWRIVKRQKKDAGLSPEQVLQPLEEDLCYANLSLQQPRSSPGSSRKKASTKTSAQADQAEVEYVTMAPFPREEISYASLSLDVSDQEPTYSNTGHLPSRDQKEPTEYSSIRRP
- the LOC124980877 gene encoding CMRF35-like molecule 1 isoform X1 — translated: MHLLWLFPLLLWPLGYSTAQNEVTGPKTESGPERGSLTVQCNYTSKWKTHRKYWCGGAQWSSCRVLVITTGSEQEVKKDRVSIRDDQEKLTFMVTMVDLRTEDTGFYWCAIERTGIDYRFQVNVNVDPAPTTVSTTVPTTSTYAAPDPTENTDSLPTLTSYYSNSRHPFTELSTLLPLIFAVLLLLLMAASLLAWRIVKRQKKASGMGLLIPDCFTFQMRGCRQSRCCSPWRRTSAMPTCPCSSPDPPRAPPGKRPLPKPLPRLTRLKWNMSPWLPFQGRKFLMLLCLWTSRIRSQPTATPATFPAEIRRSPQNTAASGGLSLRWWPPPWALHEASGVLAHLLSAPAPRPGSTSG
- the LOC124980877 gene encoding uncharacterized protein LOC124980877 isoform X5, which gives rise to MVTMVDLRTEDTGFYWCAIERTGIDYRFQVNVNVDPAPTTVSTTVPTTSTYAAPDPTENTDSLPTLTSYYSNSRHPFTELSTLLPLIFAVLLLLLMAASLLAWRIVKRQKKASGMGLLIPDCFTFQMRGCRQSRCCSPWRRTSAMPTCPCSSPDPPRAPPGKRPLPKPLPRLTRLKWNMSPWLPFQGRKFLMLLCLWTSRIRSQPTATPATFPAEIRRSPQNTAASGGLSLRWWPPPWALHEASGVLAHLLSAPAPRPGSTSG